A stretch of the Pseudoalteromonas marina genome encodes the following:
- the tdh gene encoding L-threonine 3-dehydrogenase, with protein sequence MKALSKLKAEPGIWMTDAPKPEVGHNDLLIKIRKTAICGTDVHIYKWDEWASKTIPTPMVVGHEYVGEVVDMGQEVRGFSVGDRVSGEGHITCGHCRNCRAGRVHLCRNTTGVGVNREGAFAEYLVIPAFNAFKIPDNISDELASIFDPFGNAVHTALSFDLVGEDVLITGAGPIGIMAAAVAKHVGARHVVITDVNEYRLELARKMGATRAVNVANEKLEDVMTDLGMTEGFDIGLEMSGVPSAFNSMLNNMNHGGKIAMLGIPPSDMAVDWNQVIFKGLVIKGIYGREMFETWYKMASLIQSGLNLSPIITHQYSVDDFQAGFDMMISGQSGKVILNWN encoded by the coding sequence ATGAAAGCATTATCTAAATTAAAAGCAGAACCGGGTATCTGGATGACAGATGCACCTAAGCCTGAAGTGGGCCATAACGATCTGTTAATTAAAATACGTAAAACAGCGATTTGTGGCACCGACGTTCATATTTATAAATGGGACGAGTGGGCGAGTAAAACAATTCCTACACCAATGGTTGTTGGTCATGAGTACGTTGGTGAAGTGGTTGATATGGGTCAAGAAGTTCGCGGCTTTTCAGTGGGTGACCGGGTATCTGGCGAAGGTCATATTACCTGTGGGCATTGTCGAAATTGTCGTGCTGGGCGTGTGCATTTATGCCGTAACACCACAGGAGTTGGTGTTAATCGCGAAGGCGCGTTTGCTGAGTACTTGGTGATCCCTGCATTTAATGCATTTAAAATTCCAGACAACATATCTGACGAATTAGCCTCTATTTTTGACCCATTTGGCAATGCTGTACACACAGCCCTTTCGTTTGATCTAGTAGGAGAAGATGTACTAATTACTGGTGCCGGTCCTATAGGTATTATGGCTGCAGCTGTTGCAAAACATGTAGGCGCGCGTCATGTAGTAATTACTGATGTTAACGAGTACCGATTAGAGCTTGCCCGCAAAATGGGCGCAACTCGCGCGGTGAATGTTGCAAATGAAAAGCTTGAAGATGTTATGACCGACCTAGGCATGACAGAAGGCTTTGATATTGGTCTTGAAATGTCGGGTGTGCCAAGTGCATTTAATTCAATGCTTAATAATATGAACCATGGTGGCAAAATTGCCATGCTCGGTATTCCACCATCAGACATGGCAGTAGATTGGAACCAAGTTATTTTTAAAGGTTTAGTGATTAAAGGTATTTATGGTCGCGAAATGTTTGAAACCTGGTACAAAATGGCAAGTTTAATACAGTCAGGTCTTAATTTAAGCCCAATCATTACACATCAATATTCTGTAGATGACTTCCAAGCTGGCTTTGATATGATGATTTCAGGTCAGTCAGGAAAAGTAATTTTAAACTGGAATTAA
- a CDS encoding capsule assembly Wzi family protein: MRHRIFILSTLFSAISLSVNAEPWVKPDDYGLKADIQQLADAGIILAPVTTYPLMWKSFINDVNSMPIEQLSPSLQDALLRVKHRYKSENASSHSVQLSVYAATDPIHTTSFGATNTQKSALSAAYAYLGDNFAAKVALSSRKDGKKCLISGKTSDDIVKDEQALTDCDDTSLDDSYVAYRLGNWIFRGGAVEQFWGPGIDNSLIMSSNAKPLPALSITREQSTAFETPWLSWIGQWSFTAQMAKLESTRVIPDALLWSSRLNIRPLQQLEIAVSWSAQWAGEGQPSSAGDFIDVITGQTTCINGNENCDSQLDSKIGNQLAGLDIRWSDTLFSHPYAIYASTIGEDASSQFKPADRAYLFGAQTTQRIYDQNVLVNVEYIDTGVSCGESVEENCYYEHSDYKSGYRYHGRTIGSTFDNDAQSVVLTLLGQLLNGDDWQVKLRSVDYNSDNSDWYPNNPDLGNTITKTSYNSKQVELRYRQLAMGGRLTLGAFASKNDDAENDTSAFAKYEYNF; the protein is encoded by the coding sequence TTGCGACACAGAATTTTTATTCTTTCAACATTATTTAGTGCTATCAGTTTATCTGTTAATGCTGAACCATGGGTTAAACCAGATGACTATGGACTAAAAGCTGACATACAACAGCTAGCCGACGCCGGTATTATTTTAGCGCCGGTAACAACATACCCATTAATGTGGAAGAGCTTTATTAATGATGTTAACAGTATGCCCATCGAGCAATTATCTCCAAGCTTGCAAGACGCATTACTGCGTGTAAAGCATCGTTATAAATCTGAAAACGCAAGTTCACATAGTGTGCAATTATCAGTTTATGCAGCCACAGATCCAATACATACAACGAGCTTTGGTGCGACCAACACTCAAAAATCAGCGCTTTCGGCAGCGTATGCGTACCTAGGTGATAATTTTGCCGCCAAAGTTGCACTAAGCTCCAGAAAAGACGGTAAAAAATGCCTCATTAGCGGAAAAACTAGCGATGACATTGTAAAAGATGAGCAAGCATTAACTGATTGTGACGATACCTCACTTGATGATAGTTACGTAGCCTATAGACTAGGTAATTGGATATTTAGAGGCGGTGCTGTTGAGCAGTTTTGGGGACCTGGTATCGACAATAGCCTGATAATGTCTAGCAATGCAAAGCCGCTTCCAGCTTTAAGTATTACGCGTGAACAAAGCACCGCCTTTGAAACACCTTGGTTAAGCTGGATAGGCCAATGGAGTTTTACAGCACAAATGGCAAAGCTTGAATCAACCAGAGTGATTCCTGATGCATTACTGTGGAGTAGCCGCTTAAATATACGTCCATTGCAACAATTAGAAATTGCAGTAAGTTGGTCGGCGCAGTGGGCAGGTGAAGGTCAGCCAAGTTCTGCTGGTGATTTTATTGATGTTATTACAGGGCAAACAACTTGTATCAATGGTAATGAAAATTGCGACAGTCAGCTAGATTCTAAAATTGGAAATCAACTTGCAGGGCTCGATATTCGTTGGTCTGACACATTGTTTAGCCACCCATACGCCATTTATGCCAGCACTATAGGTGAGGATGCCAGCTCACAATTTAAACCTGCTGACCGAGCTTACTTATTTGGTGCCCAAACGACCCAGCGTATTTATGATCAAAATGTATTAGTGAATGTAGAATACATAGATACGGGTGTTTCGTGTGGTGAATCAGTTGAAGAGAATTGTTATTACGAGCATTCAGATTATAAATCAGGTTACCGCTACCATGGCCGCACCATAGGCTCAACGTTTGATAATGACGCACAATCGGTTGTATTAACCTTATTAGGGCAACTTTTAAACGGTGATGATTGGCAAGTAAAACTACGTAGCGTTGATTACAACAGCGATAATAGTGATTGGTATCCTAATAACCCTGACCTAGGCAATACAATTACTAAAACGAGCTATAATTCAAAACAGGTTGAACTGCGTTACAGGCAACTTGCAATGGGTGGACGTTTAACATTAGGTGCTTTTGCATCTAAAAATGACGATGCAGAAAATGACACATCTGCCTTTGCTAAATACGAATATAACTTTTAG
- the gmhB gene encoding D-glycero-beta-D-manno-heptose 1,7-bisphosphate 7-phosphatase — MSIKLHKALFLDRDGVVNVDHGYVYQSEKFEFIKGIFSTCKTFFDAGYKIIVVTNQSGIGRGYYTEAEFKALTQWMKTQFSDHDIKIADVYFCPHHPKKALPEYLKQCDCRKPAPGMLLQSIEEHNIDPEQSIMVGDKLSDMQAAQKAGIATRVLVRSGQSFDESAKQHADLVIDSIDDLTKRLPL; from the coding sequence ATGAGTATTAAACTACATAAAGCGCTTTTTTTAGACCGTGACGGCGTGGTTAATGTAGACCACGGCTATGTATATCAAAGTGAAAAGTTTGAATTTATTAAAGGCATTTTTAGTACCTGTAAAACATTTTTCGACGCGGGCTATAAAATTATAGTAGTCACAAACCAATCAGGCATTGGGCGAGGTTATTATACTGAGGCTGAATTTAAAGCGCTTACTCAGTGGATGAAAACGCAATTTAGTGACCACGACATTAAAATTGCCGATGTCTATTTTTGCCCGCATCACCCTAAAAAGGCGTTGCCCGAATATTTAAAGCAATGTGATTGCAGAAAGCCAGCCCCAGGCATGTTGCTGCAAAGCATAGAGGAGCATAATATCGATCCTGAGCAGAGTATTATGGTTGGTGATAAGCTCAGTGACATGCAAGCTGCTCAAAAAGCTGGTATTGCAACCAGAGTATTAGTGCGTTCAGGGCAAAGCTTTGACGAAAGCGCAAAGCAACATGCCGATTTAGTGATTGATTCAATAGATGATTTAACTAAACGTTTACCGTTATAA
- a CDS encoding glycosyltransferase family 9 protein, with the protein MTQVPNYSSICILRLSAIGDVCHAVSAVQAIQKAHPNAKITWVMGKIEAMLLADLPGVELVIFDKKEGRAALKKLKNTFNGKQFDVLLNMQVALRAGFVARCIPAKVKIGFDWARSKELHSLFINKRIAPQKEAHVLEGFKGFAGAIGVDDYTPTWQMPYSAQDENKADELLGQEYLANKLFVISPAASKAQRNWLPERYAVLADYAHEQGFNVALTGGPTELEVNLANNIIKHSNSPILNLVGKTKLKELLCVLKRADLVLAPDTGPAHMAVTVGTPVVGLYAHSNPARTGPYLYQDYVVEVYHQNLLGQTGKTAQQVPWGTRVKGDDLMSQITIDSVKTMFDHVVNKEGLE; encoded by the coding sequence GTGACTCAAGTGCCTAACTACTCCTCTATTTGTATTTTAAGACTCTCTGCTATTGGTGATGTATGTCATGCTGTTAGTGCTGTTCAAGCAATTCAAAAAGCGCACCCTAATGCAAAAATAACCTGGGTAATGGGTAAAATAGAGGCTATGTTACTTGCTGATTTACCGGGCGTAGAGCTGGTAATATTTGATAAAAAAGAAGGTAGAGCAGCGCTTAAAAAATTAAAAAATACCTTTAATGGTAAGCAGTTTGACGTGCTTCTTAATATGCAGGTGGCATTAAGAGCAGGCTTTGTAGCGCGCTGTATACCTGCAAAAGTAAAAATAGGCTTTGATTGGGCACGCTCAAAAGAACTACACAGTTTGTTTATAAATAAACGCATAGCCCCACAAAAAGAAGCACATGTGCTAGAGGGATTTAAAGGGTTTGCGGGTGCAATTGGTGTAGATGATTACACGCCTACATGGCAAATGCCTTACAGCGCACAAGATGAAAACAAAGCAGATGAGTTACTAGGGCAAGAGTATTTAGCCAACAAGCTATTTGTAATTTCGCCAGCGGCTAGTAAAGCTCAGCGAAACTGGTTGCCTGAACGTTATGCTGTACTTGCTGACTACGCGCACGAGCAAGGTTTTAATGTTGCTTTAACCGGCGGGCCTACTGAGCTTGAAGTAAATTTAGCGAATAACATTATAAAACATAGCAATAGCCCAATTTTAAATTTAGTTGGTAAAACAAAGCTTAAAGAGCTGCTATGTGTTTTAAAAAGAGCTGATTTAGTCCTTGCCCCCGATACTGGCCCTGCTCATATGGCAGTAACGGTTGGCACACCAGTTGTTGGTTTATATGCCCACTCGAACCCTGCACGCACTGGCCCTTATTTATATCAAGATTATGTGGTAGAGGTTTATCATCAAAATTTACTTGGGCAAACGGGTAAAACTGCGCAGCAAGTCCCCTGGGGTACCCGAGTTAAAGGGGATGATTTAATGAGCCAAATAACCATAGATAGCGTAAAAACAATGTTTGACCATGTTGTGAACAAAGAGGGGCTTGAATGA
- a CDS encoding glycosyltransferase, with amino-acid sequence MNIVIVIDSLVGGGAEKVMLTLAEQLFELEHHVTLLSLASTIEYDIPEYINVDSLFPDRASKVDRFWNINKSVAKLEAWFNNKQRDIGTIDLVLSNLDRSNNLLAKSTVKNVHFVVHNSVNSELARQKKLGPFSYRYLKKSKQNLNGKSLVCVSKGVEQEITQGDLITPSAITTIYNPFNLAEIKRQSDDLNVAIPQSPYLIHVGRLAKQKRHDILFAAFAKLDKKYKLVLLCNKPSKAFKLAKEYGIAKRLVVPGFEQNPYNWIKQAEALVLSSDFEGLPTVLIEALAVGTPIVSTNCTFGPSEILTGELTNYLVPIGHSEELSAKIKHVLANKPSVESADILQKVNAELVAQQYLALRR; translated from the coding sequence ATGAACATTGTGATTGTTATTGACTCCCTTGTTGGCGGTGGTGCAGAAAAAGTTATGCTTACTTTAGCTGAGCAACTTTTTGAACTTGAGCATCACGTTACTTTATTGTCACTTGCAAGCACCATTGAATATGACATCCCTGAATACATTAATGTTGACAGTTTATTTCCTGATAGAGCATCGAAGGTTGATCGCTTTTGGAACATAAATAAAAGCGTTGCGAAGTTAGAAGCCTGGTTTAACAATAAACAAAGAGATATTGGTACTATAGATTTAGTACTTTCAAATCTTGATAGAAGCAATAATTTACTCGCTAAAAGCACGGTTAAAAATGTGCATTTTGTTGTGCATAACTCAGTAAATTCAGAGCTTGCTAGGCAAAAAAAGCTAGGTCCGTTCTCTTATCGCTATCTTAAAAAATCAAAGCAAAACTTAAATGGTAAGTCACTCGTTTGTGTATCTAAAGGGGTAGAGCAAGAAATCACTCAAGGCGATTTAATTACCCCAAGTGCAATAACTACTATTTATAACCCCTTTAATTTAGCCGAAATAAAACGCCAATCTGATGACCTTAATGTAGCTATTCCGCAGTCGCCTTATTTGATTCATGTAGGGCGTTTAGCTAAACAAAAACGTCACGATATTTTATTTGCGGCATTTGCCAAGCTTGATAAAAAATACAAATTGGTTCTTTTATGTAATAAGCCGAGCAAAGCATTTAAGCTTGCAAAAGAGTATGGCATTGCAAAGCGATTAGTTGTCCCCGGGTTTGAACAAAATCCTTATAATTGGATTAAGCAGGCTGAAGCATTGGTGTTGAGCTCTGACTTTGAAGGGTTGCCAACAGTATTAATTGAAGCATTAGCTGTTGGCACGCCGATAGTAAGTACTAATTGTACGTTTGGGCCTAGCGAAATATTAACAGGCGAGCTGACTAATTACTTAGTACCCATAGGACATAGCGAAGAGCTATCGGCTAAAATAAAACACGTTTTAGCAAATAAGCCGAGTGTGGAAAGCGCCGATATTTTGCAAAAAGTGAATGCTGAGCTAGTAGCTCAGCAGTATTTGGCTCTACGCAGATAG
- a CDS encoding 3-deoxy-D-manno-octulosonic acid kinase yields the protein MFKTLTQGKHTILSHPDYFNLVDISWFDATYWQKQNKIVGAKKGRATAWFFKHDDLTAVLRHYWRGGLVGKVLNDQYLYLGLKNTRVCKEFSLMIKLIELGLNVPKPIAARVSTSGLIYRGDIITQAVSGAKSLLDVLIERPLNSSELESIANTIALFHNKGVYHADLNINNILFNEDGDVYIIDFDRGELKVPNPQWQQSNIARLKRSFSKEQGRNSVFNWQSNDWETFNALYSQKLSA from the coding sequence ATGTTTAAAACACTAACGCAAGGCAAACACACTATTTTAAGCCATCCAGATTATTTTAACCTTGTTGATATAAGCTGGTTTGATGCAACTTATTGGCAAAAGCAAAATAAAATAGTAGGCGCTAAAAAAGGCCGCGCTACAGCATGGTTTTTTAAACATGATGATTTAACTGCTGTACTTAGGCATTACTGGCGTGGCGGTTTGGTTGGTAAGGTATTGAACGATCAATACCTCTATCTTGGCCTTAAAAACACCCGCGTATGTAAAGAGTTCAGCTTAATGATAAAGCTTATTGAACTCGGTCTAAATGTACCCAAGCCAATTGCAGCCAGAGTAAGCACTAGTGGTTTGATTTACCGCGGCGATATAATTACACAAGCGGTTAGCGGCGCTAAAAGCCTGCTCGACGTTCTAATTGAGCGCCCTTTAAATAGTAGTGAGCTTGAAAGCATAGCCAACACTATTGCGCTATTTCATAACAAAGGGGTGTATCACGCCGATTTAAATATAAATAATATTTTATTTAATGAAGACGGCGACGTATATATTATCGACTTTGATCGCGGGGAGTTAAAAGTTCCTAACCCGCAATGGCAACAAAGTAATATAGCGCGCTTAAAGCGTTCATTTTCAAAAGAGCAAGGCCGTAATAGCGTCTTTAATTGGCAAAGCAATGATTGGGAAACGTTCAATGCCCTTTATAGCCAAAAACTATCTGCGTAG
- a CDS encoding glycine C-acetyltransferase, with translation MRASAFFSQLQEQIEDVKAQGLYKSERIITSQQQAQIEVASGDKVINFCANNYLGLANSPELIKAAQGGLDDHGFGVASVRFICGTQDIHKTLEQKISAFLETEDTILYSSCFDANTGLFETILGAEDAIISDSLNHASIIDGVRLCKAKRFRYANNDMADLEKQLIAADEAGAKTKLIATDGVFSMDGVICNLEAVCDLADKYDALVMVDDSHAVGFVGENGKGTPEYCNVLDRVDIITGTLGKALGGASGGYTSGKKEIVEWLRQRSRPYLFSNSLAPSIVTASIKVLEMLENGGELRAKLWSNAKYFREKMEAAGFTCAGKDHAIIPVMLGDAKVASLMADKLLAEGIYVTGFSFPVVPKGQARIRTQISAAHSIEQLDTAIAAFTRIGKEMGVI, from the coding sequence ATGAGAGCATCTGCTTTTTTTAGCCAATTACAAGAGCAAATTGAAGACGTTAAAGCCCAAGGCCTTTATAAAAGCGAGCGTATAATTACCTCGCAGCAACAAGCTCAAATTGAAGTAGCATCTGGCGATAAAGTTATTAACTTTTGTGCTAACAACTACCTTGGCCTAGCAAATAGCCCTGAGTTAATTAAAGCAGCGCAAGGCGGTTTAGACGACCACGGTTTTGGTGTGGCCTCTGTGCGTTTCATCTGTGGTACGCAAGACATTCACAAAACACTTGAGCAAAAAATTAGTGCATTTTTAGAAACCGAAGACACCATTTTATACTCTTCTTGTTTTGATGCTAATACAGGCTTGTTTGAAACTATTTTAGGTGCAGAAGATGCGATTATCTCTGATTCACTTAACCATGCTTCGATTATTGATGGCGTTCGTTTATGTAAAGCTAAGCGTTTTCGCTATGCAAATAACGACATGGCTGATCTAGAAAAGCAATTAATTGCCGCAGACGAAGCGGGCGCTAAAACAAAGTTAATTGCCACCGATGGCGTGTTCTCTATGGATGGCGTAATTTGTAACTTAGAAGCTGTGTGCGATTTAGCTGATAAGTACGATGCGCTTGTTATGGTTGATGACTCTCACGCTGTAGGGTTTGTTGGCGAAAATGGTAAGGGCACACCTGAATACTGTAACGTACTTGACCGTGTAGATATAATTACTGGTACATTGGGTAAAGCGCTGGGCGGCGCATCAGGTGGTTACACTTCAGGTAAAAAAGAAATTGTTGAGTGGTTACGTCAGCGTTCGCGCCCTTACTTATTCTCAAATTCATTAGCACCTTCAATTGTAACTGCATCAATTAAAGTACTAGAGATGCTTGAAAATGGTGGCGAACTTCGCGCTAAGCTTTGGTCTAATGCTAAATATTTCCGTGAGAAAATGGAAGCGGCAGGCTTTACCTGCGCAGGTAAAGATCATGCCATCATTCCTGTGATGCTAGGTGACGCTAAAGTGGCCTCACTTATGGCTGATAAATTACTTGCAGAAGGTATTTATGTGACTGGTTTTTCATTCCCTGTTGTACCAAAAGGCCAAGCACGTATTCGTACGCAAATATCAGCAGCGCACAGTATAGAGCAGCTAGATACAGCTATTGCAGCCTTTACTCGCATTGGTAAAGAAATGGGCGTTATTTAA